In a single window of the Thermus amyloliquefaciens genome:
- the def gene encoding peptide deformylase: MIYPIRLYGDPVLRKRARPVQDFGGLKKLAEDMLETMFAARGVGLAAPQIGLSERLFVAVEYADEPEGEERPLRDLVRRVYVVANPVITHREGEVEGLEGCLSLPGLYSEEVPRAERICVTYQDEEGRERTLELEGYMARVFQHEVDHLEGVFFFERLPKAKREAFLQENRAELARMQKEARALLKELSQR; encoded by the coding sequence ATGATCTACCCCATTCGCCTTTACGGGGACCCGGTGTTGCGCAAGCGGGCGCGGCCCGTCCAGGACTTCGGGGGCCTCAAGAAGCTTGCCGAGGACATGCTGGAGACCATGTTTGCCGCCCGGGGCGTGGGCCTGGCCGCACCCCAGATTGGGCTTTCTGAGCGCCTCTTCGTGGCCGTGGAGTACGCCGATGAGCCCGAGGGGGAGGAGCGCCCCTTGCGCGACCTGGTGCGCCGGGTCTACGTGGTGGCCAACCCCGTGATCACCCACCGGGAGGGGGAGGTGGAGGGTTTGGAGGGGTGCCTCTCCCTCCCCGGCCTCTACTCCGAGGAGGTCCCCCGGGCGGAGCGCATCTGCGTGACCTACCAGGACGAGGAGGGGCGGGAGCGCACCCTGGAGCTGGAGGGGTATATGGCCAGGGTCTTCCAGCACGAGGTGGACCACCTGGAGGGCGTCTTCTTTTTTGAACGCCTGCCCAAGGCCAAGCGGGAGGCCTTTTTGCAGGAGAACCGGGCGGAGCTGGCCCGGATGCAGAAGGAGGCCAGGGCGCTTTTGAAGGAGCTTTCCCAAAGATGA
- the fmt gene encoding methionyl-tRNA formyltransferase, translating into MRVAFFGTPAWAVPVLDALNRHHQVVLVVTQPDRPKGRGLKPTPSPVAQYAEARGLPLLKPERLKGNQAFLEAFKEAAPEVAVTAAYGKILPREVLEVPPYGFLNLHPSLLPKYRGPAPVPWALIRGEEETGVAIMKTEEGLDTGPLYAVYRTAIGPDEDAVALSERLRDKGIELLLWVLENLPHLTPTPQEGEASYAPLLTKEEGRIRFGESAQAIYNRHRGVQPWPGSYCFHGGKRVKVLRMRPEPGQGAPGVVQGVDREGVLVGTGEGLIRLLEVQPEGKRPMPAADWARGYGVVPGTRLE; encoded by the coding sequence ATGAGGGTGGCCTTTTTCGGCACGCCAGCCTGGGCGGTGCCGGTATTGGACGCCCTGAACCGCCACCACCAGGTGGTGCTGGTGGTCACCCAGCCGGATAGGCCCAAGGGCCGGGGCCTGAAGCCCACGCCTAGCCCCGTGGCCCAGTACGCCGAGGCCCGGGGCCTGCCCCTTTTGAAGCCCGAACGGCTCAAGGGCAACCAGGCCTTCCTGGAGGCCTTCAAGGAAGCAGCCCCGGAGGTGGCGGTGACCGCCGCCTACGGCAAGATCCTGCCCAGGGAGGTCCTCGAGGTGCCCCCCTATGGCTTTTTGAACCTCCACCCCTCCCTCCTTCCCAAATACCGCGGCCCGGCCCCCGTGCCCTGGGCCCTGATCCGGGGGGAGGAGGAAACCGGGGTAGCCATCATGAAGACGGAGGAGGGGCTGGACACCGGGCCCCTCTATGCCGTCTACCGCACGGCCATCGGCCCCGACGAGGACGCGGTGGCCCTTTCGGAACGCCTTAGGGACAAGGGCATAGAGCTCCTCCTTTGGGTGCTGGAGAACCTTCCCCACCTCACCCCTACCCCCCAGGAAGGGGAGGCCTCCTACGCTCCCCTGCTCACCAAGGAGGAGGGGCGTATCCGCTTTGGGGAAAGCGCCCAGGCCATCTACAACCGCCACCGGGGGGTGCAGCCCTGGCCGGGGAGCTACTGCTTCCACGGGGGCAAGCGGGTCAAGGTCCTCAGGATGCGCCCCGAGCCCGGACAAGGGGCCCCGGGGGTGGTCCAGGGGGTGGACCGGGAAGGGGTCTTGGTGGGCACGGGGGAGGGGCTTATCCGGCTTCTAGAGGTCCAGCCCGAGGGGAAGCGGCCCATGCCCGCCGCGGACTGGGCCCGGGGGTATGGGGTGGTTCCGGGCACGCGGCTGGAATAG
- a CDS encoding glutaredoxin family protein yields MVRLYGIPGCGPCEIVKMFLAQKGVPFEFVNARQNPEAAARIAELVGSPTAGVVLEWDGKTEVIRGVSPATLNAWYARYREKAS; encoded by the coding sequence ATGGTGCGGCTTTACGGCATCCCCGGCTGTGGCCCTTGCGAGATCGTGAAGATGTTCCTGGCGCAAAAGGGAGTGCCCTTTGAGTTCGTGAACGCCCGTCAGAACCCGGAGGCGGCCGCGAGGATCGCCGAGCTGGTGGGAAGCCCCACCGCCGGCGTGGTCCTGGAGTGGGACGGCAAGACTGAGGTGATCCGGGGGGTATCCCCCGCCACCCTCAACGCCTGGTACGCCCGCTACCGGGAGAAGGCCTCCTGA
- a CDS encoding S-layer homology domain-containing protein → MMRKPLLGLLVFAGLALGQEPLDPPASPWAQEAVELLVAKGVFIGYPDSTFRWREPLTRQEAALALYRLLAAYGLDRLSPEEVDKLLSAVKRLQEALANQGQQTAALREEAEALKERLKALEGQPQADTRPLEEALKRVEERLKALEEAQRGLEAAKGALEARALEEELRKAQEGLKDLEERLKALENRPQATPKDLEALRREQEALKAAQKALEDRVAALEEARAAQEKALKRLEEGLKDLPEARKLAEEAQTRLQNLEGRLKSLEEGLLGQQGRLQNLEERLKALEGRQAQAEDRLKALEEEVASLKRTLTPVRLPLYLGFAAYRGDVTGDWYGRLLLGHDALLGPLGLRLAYEAPFAEPSQGLASLDLTFRTSHGDLDGYFGVGGGFYLEGTPYGQLLLGAGVRLVPQLSLFLEGHQRYLFDGQAGQRSTLAFGLAARF, encoded by the coding sequence ATGATGCGCAAACCTCTGCTCGGCCTATTGGTCTTCGCGGGATTGGCCCTCGGCCAGGAACCTCTGGACCCCCCCGCATCCCCTTGGGCCCAGGAGGCGGTGGAACTTCTGGTGGCTAAAGGTGTCTTTATCGGCTACCCCGACAGCACCTTCCGCTGGCGGGAACCCCTGACCCGGCAGGAAGCCGCCTTGGCCCTCTACCGCCTCCTGGCCGCCTATGGCTTGGACCGGCTTTCCCCGGAGGAGGTGGATAAGCTCCTCTCCGCGGTGAAGCGCCTTCAGGAAGCGCTCGCCAACCAAGGCCAGCAAACGGCTGCCCTCAGGGAGGAGGCTGAGGCCCTAAAGGAACGCCTGAAGGCCCTCGAGGGCCAACCCCAGGCAGACACCCGCCCCCTGGAAGAGGCCTTGAAGCGGGTGGAGGAGCGCCTAAAGGCCTTGGAGGAGGCGCAGAGGGGCCTCGAGGCGGCCAAGGGGGCTCTGGAAGCCCGGGCCCTGGAGGAGGAACTGAGGAAGGCCCAGGAAGGCCTCAAGGATCTGGAGGAAAGGCTCAAGGCCCTGGAGAACCGTCCCCAGGCCACGCCCAAAGACCTCGAGGCCCTCAGGCGGGAGCAGGAGGCCCTGAAAGCAGCCCAAAAGGCCTTGGAGGACCGCGTGGCCGCCTTGGAGGAAGCCCGCGCCGCCCAGGAGAAGGCCTTGAAGAGGCTGGAAGAGGGCCTAAAGGACCTTCCTGAGGCCCGAAAGCTGGCGGAGGAGGCCCAGACCCGCCTGCAAAACCTGGAAGGGCGCCTTAAGTCCCTGGAGGAAGGGCTTTTGGGGCAACAGGGCCGCCTGCAGAACCTGGAAGAGCGCCTAAAGGCCCTGGAAGGCCGCCAAGCCCAGGCCGAGGATCGGCTTAAGGCCCTGGAGGAAGAGGTGGCTTCCCTGAAGCGCACCCTCACCCCTGTCCGCCTGCCCCTTTATCTGGGCTTCGCCGCTTACCGCGGGGATGTCACCGGGGACTGGTACGGCCGGCTCCTCCTGGGCCACGATGCCCTCCTGGGCCCCTTGGGCCTCCGCCTGGCCTACGAGGCCCCCTTTGCCGAGCCCAGCCAGGGCCTCGCCAGCCTGGACCTCACCTTCCGCACCTCCCACGGGGACCTGGACGGCTACTTTGGGGTCGGGGGCGGGTTCTACCTGGAGGGAACCCCCTACGGCCAGCTCCTCTTGGGAGCCGGGGTGCGGCTGGTTCCCCAGCTGAGCCTCTTCCTGGAAGGGCACCAGCGCTACCTCTTTGACGGACAAGCGGGCCAGCGCTCCACCCTGGCCTTTGGCCTGGCGGCCCGTTTTTAG
- a CDS encoding CdaR family protein, with product MRDWGSFLLALLAAVAVWYSLRERAPVVERAVSVPLQVVGLGEERTAEGVPKEVLLRLRGPAPLVEGARLPVSAYLDLSGAEGAFAREVRVAAPQGVEVLEIRPARVEGRVEAILTRTLPVEVLSQGAWVETQPAFVEAKGPRSRVEEAVVALGLDLGGETVALTAFGPQGPLPGVELFPAQVRVRAREVPLFRKEVPLVLKPPAGLRVVDYAPKTVEVVGPKEALAELLQVEARPQGGFRPGEVSGPLVLSLPPGVRVLGEVLGRVRLALE from the coding sequence GTGCGTGACTGGGGGAGCTTTCTCCTGGCCCTTTTGGCGGCCGTGGCCGTCTGGTACTCCCTAAGGGAGAGGGCTCCGGTGGTGGAGCGGGCGGTGAGCGTGCCCCTGCAGGTGGTGGGCCTGGGGGAGGAGCGCACGGCGGAGGGGGTGCCCAAGGAGGTCCTGTTGCGCCTAAGGGGCCCGGCCCCCCTGGTGGAGGGGGCCAGGCTCCCCGTTTCCGCCTACCTGGACCTCTCTGGGGCGGAGGGGGCCTTTGCCCGGGAGGTGCGGGTGGCCGCGCCCCAGGGGGTGGAGGTCCTGGAGATCCGCCCCGCCCGGGTGGAGGGCCGGGTGGAGGCCATCCTCACCCGCACCCTTCCGGTGGAGGTCCTTTCCCAAGGGGCCTGGGTGGAAACCCAGCCCGCCTTCGTGGAGGCCAAGGGCCCGAGGAGCCGGGTGGAGGAGGCGGTGGTGGCCCTGGGCCTGGACCTTGGGGGGGAAACGGTCGCCCTCACCGCCTTTGGTCCCCAGGGGCCCCTCCCTGGGGTGGAGCTTTTCCCCGCCCAGGTGCGGGTGAGGGCCCGGGAGGTTCCCCTTTTCCGCAAGGAGGTCCCCTTGGTCCTCAAGCCCCCGGCGGGCCTAAGGGTGGTGGACTACGCCCCCAAGACCGTGGAGGTGGTGGGGCCCAAGGAGGCCTTGGCGGAGTTGCTTCAGGTGGAGGCCAGGCCCCAAGGGGGCTTTCGCCCGGGGGAGGTCTCGGGCCCTCTTGTCCTCAGCCTGCCCCCGGGGGTGAGGGTTCTGGGGGAGGTTTTGGGGAGGGTGCGGCTTGCGCTAGAATAG
- the zapE gene encoding cell division protein ZapE translates to MRLVDRHPEVDLEKLLARFVPPPRFQGATFATYRPDPRYPSQALAKERLRRWVHDRPRGLFRPRLPGPQGVYLDGGFGVGKTHLLVAAYLEAPAPKAFLTFEELTYALGLMGLREGARRFASLRYLFLDEFELDDPGNAQMITHFLALTMEKGLRVATTSNTPPGALGEGRFNAEQFKHQIQSLARRFAVERLEGEDFRHRDPGRYPEPLSEEALLARYREDPRPKTLDAFPELLAHLRALHPIRYRYLLEGVEAVYLLGLAPIPDQNDALRFVHFVDQVYNLGLDFRASGVPLREVFPETYRHGAFAKKYGRALSRLAELLG, encoded by the coding sequence ATGCGCCTGGTGGACCGCCACCCCGAGGTGGACCTAGAGAAGCTCCTTGCGCGCTTTGTCCCCCCGCCCCGCTTCCAGGGGGCCACCTTTGCCACCTATCGGCCCGATCCCCGTTACCCTTCCCAGGCCCTGGCCAAGGAGCGCCTGCGACGTTGGGTGCACGACCGTCCCCGGGGCCTGTTCCGCCCCCGGCTTCCCGGGCCGCAAGGGGTTTACCTGGACGGGGGCTTTGGGGTGGGGAAGACCCACCTCCTGGTGGCCGCCTACCTTGAGGCCCCCGCGCCCAAGGCCTTCCTCACCTTTGAGGAGCTCACCTACGCCCTGGGCCTCATGGGGCTAAGGGAAGGGGCAAGGCGCTTTGCCTCCTTGCGCTACCTCTTCCTGGACGAGTTTGAGCTGGACGATCCCGGGAACGCCCAGATGATCACCCACTTCCTGGCCCTCACCATGGAGAAGGGCCTCCGGGTGGCCACCACCTCCAATACCCCGCCCGGGGCCCTGGGGGAAGGGCGCTTCAACGCCGAGCAGTTCAAGCACCAGATCCAGAGCCTGGCCCGGCGCTTTGCCGTGGAGCGCCTCGAGGGGGAGGACTTTCGCCACCGCGACCCCGGGCGCTACCCCGAGCCCCTTTCCGAGGAAGCCCTCCTGGCCCGCTACCGGGAAGACCCCAGGCCCAAGACCCTGGACGCCTTCCCCGAGCTCCTGGCCCACCTACGCGCCCTGCACCCCATCCGCTACCGCTACCTGCTGGAGGGGGTGGAGGCGGTCTACCTCTTGGGCCTGGCCCCCATCCCCGACCAGAACGACGCCCTCCGCTTCGTGCACTTCGTGGACCAGGTGTACAACCTGGGCCTGGACTTCCGGGCCTCCGGGGTGCCCCTTCGGGAGGTGTTTCCCGAGACCTACCGGCACGGGGCCTTCGCCAAGAAATACGGGCGGGCCCTTTCCCGGCTTGCGGAGCTTTTGGGGTAG
- a CDS encoding type II toxin-antitoxin system VapC family toxin, with the protein MKAVLDASALLALLLDEPGAARVEAVLAEGAAISAVNLAEVFSKQAERGYAPEAVREELVREGLLDRVLQVFPFTEEDAVEAARLRPLTRPLGLSLGDRACLALARRLNLPALTADATWEGLAVGVRVEVVR; encoded by the coding sequence ATGAAGGCGGTCCTGGATGCCTCGGCGCTTCTGGCCCTCCTTCTGGATGAGCCGGGTGCGGCCCGGGTAGAGGCGGTCCTGGCGGAAGGGGCGGCCATCAGCGCGGTAAACCTGGCGGAGGTGTTCTCCAAGCAGGCGGAGCGGGGCTATGCGCCCGAGGCGGTGCGGGAGGAGCTGGTGCGGGAGGGGCTCTTGGACCGGGTCCTCCAGGTCTTCCCCTTCACCGAGGAGGACGCCGTGGAAGCCGCCCGCCTCCGCCCCCTCACCCGCCCCTTGGGCCTTTCCCTGGGGGACCGGGCCTGCCTGGCCCTGGCCAGGCGCCTGAACCTGCCCGCCCTCACCGCCGACGCCACCTGGGAGGGGCTTGCCGTGGGGGTTAGGGTGGAGGTGGTGCGCTAG
- a CDS encoding phosphopentomutase has protein sequence MKVTAIVLDSVGLGYLPDAPLFGDEGADTLDHTVLKTGVELPHLAALGLGLVPGVHTLPRPKPQGAFGRMREVNPGKDTTTGHWEFVGVYLERPFRTYPEGFPEELLRAWAEAVGVGGWLLNRPYSGTEAIRDYGEAHLKTGFPIVYTSADSVFQVAAHLEVVPLEELYRWCQVAREMLREEHQVARVIARPFAGEPGNFYRREDLRKDFALEPPRNVLDLLKEGGLEVVGVGKIPDIYAHRGFTREVKTKDNADGLEKTLALMLEPFSGLVFTNLVDFDAKYGHRRNPEGYARALKEVDDFLPRLLSALGPEDHLFLVSDHGNDPTFLGTDHTREYGMLLWVGPGVEGDLGTRESFADLGATWAKLFGLPWDGPGKSLL, from the coding sequence ATGAAGGTCACGGCCATCGTCCTGGACTCCGTGGGCTTGGGTTACCTCCCGGACGCCCCCCTTTTCGGGGACGAGGGGGCGGACACCCTGGACCACACCGTCTTGAAGACGGGGGTGGAGCTTCCCCACCTGGCGGCCTTGGGCCTCGGCCTCGTGCCCGGGGTGCACACCCTGCCCCGCCCCAAGCCCCAAGGGGCCTTTGGCCGCATGCGGGAGGTCAACCCCGGCAAGGACACCACCACCGGGCACTGGGAGTTCGTGGGGGTGTACCTGGAAAGGCCCTTCCGCACCTACCCCGAGGGCTTCCCCGAGGAGCTCCTTAGGGCGTGGGCGGAGGCCGTCGGGGTGGGGGGGTGGCTCCTGAACCGCCCTTACTCGGGCACCGAGGCCATACGGGACTACGGCGAAGCCCACCTGAAGACGGGCTTCCCCATCGTGTACACCTCCGCGGACAGCGTCTTCCAGGTGGCGGCCCACCTGGAGGTGGTGCCCTTGGAGGAGCTCTACCGGTGGTGCCAGGTGGCCCGGGAGATGCTTCGGGAAGAGCACCAGGTGGCCCGGGTCATCGCCCGGCCCTTCGCCGGGGAGCCGGGAAACTTCTACCGCCGGGAGGACCTCAGGAAGGACTTCGCCCTGGAGCCCCCTCGGAACGTTCTGGACCTCCTCAAGGAGGGGGGCCTCGAGGTGGTGGGGGTGGGGAAGATCCCGGACATCTACGCGCATCGGGGCTTCACCCGGGAGGTGAAGACCAAGGACAACGCCGACGGCCTGGAGAAGACCCTGGCCCTCATGCTTGAGCCCTTCTCGGGCCTGGTCTTCACCAACCTGGTGGACTTTGACGCCAAGTACGGGCACCGGCGGAACCCGGAAGGGTACGCCCGGGCCCTGAAGGAGGTGGACGATTTCCTCCCCCGGCTCCTTTCGGCCTTGGGCCCCGAGGACCACCTCTTTTTGGTCTCCGACCACGGCAACGACCCCACCTTCCTCGGCACCGACCACACCCGGGAGTACGGGATGCTCCTCTGGGTGGGGCCGGGGGTGGAGGGGGATTTGGGTACCCGGGAGAGCTTTGCCGATCTGGGGGCCACCTGGGCCAAGCTTTTCGGGCTTCCCTGGGACGGGCCCGGCAAGAGCCTCCTTTAG
- a CDS encoding DinB family protein, producing MVQLEAYGSWEEALARLGESRKALLALLQGADPTWLTTPLREGAWTPLMVAEHIALVEASTARVLRRLRRMRAGEALPPVQAVPGEYKDGKPQAPEGVRPQGGMGLEEVLALLARARAALLEEAAQADPHHPATFPHPFFGELNALGWVRAAAYHEAHHLKALQEAFSR from the coding sequence ATGGTCCAGTTGGAAGCCTATGGGTCCTGGGAGGAGGCCCTGGCCCGCCTGGGGGAAAGCCGTAAGGCCCTCTTGGCCCTACTCCAGGGGGCGGACCCCACCTGGCTCACCACCCCCTTGCGGGAAGGGGCCTGGACCCCCCTGATGGTGGCCGAGCACATCGCCCTGGTGGAGGCCTCCACCGCCCGGGTGTTGAGGCGGCTCCGCCGCATGAGGGCGGGGGAGGCCCTGCCCCCGGTGCAGGCGGTGCCCGGGGAGTACAAGGACGGGAAGCCCCAGGCCCCCGAGGGGGTGCGCCCCCAGGGGGGGATGGGCCTGGAGGAGGTGCTGGCCCTCCTGGCCCGGGCGCGGGCCGCCCTCCTGGAGGAGGCGGCCCAGGCCGACCCCCACCACCCCGCCACCTTTCCCCACCCCTTTTTCGGCGAGCTCAACGCCCTGGGCTGGGTGAGGGCCGCGGCCTATCACGAGGCCCACCACCTTAAGGCCCTTCAGGAGGCCTTCTCCCGGTAG
- a CDS encoding IS4 family transposase, with the protein MEQLTPLINALKRYWKADLRRLTFLAALVMALVTARTTSGPRLALSLGSIASPDPRSAYRRFQRFLAWPGLDGEGYARFIFALLRPQGLLLVMDRTEWELGKSKVNLLMLAFLCQGLAVPLFWSFLPHDGNSSTPERIALMERALAFLRAHFPHLRVEGFLADREFIGEAWFRYLEEKGIPRCIRIKANTRMWRLGSGPRAWELFASLKVGESRVPRRRYWVYGRRMWVVGLRLGVREWLIVATDLDPHRVLEVYGLRWGIERLFGALKGRGFDLEATHVTRGERLSRLLVPLSLAFVWAFRTGLVLHRVRPVRPKKHGRLGQSLFRAGLDLLTLWALALWGAGGGRRGSPLGLCPMEVLTCT; encoded by the coding sequence ATGGAACAGCTTACCCCACTCATCAACGCCTTGAAGCGATACTGGAAGGCCGACCTCAGGCGCCTCACCTTCCTGGCCGCCCTGGTGATGGCTCTGGTCACCGCCCGCACCACAAGCGGCCCCAGACTCGCTCTTTCCCTCGGCTCCATAGCCAGCCCTGACCCCCGCTCCGCCTACCGAAGGTTCCAGCGGTTCTTGGCCTGGCCGGGGCTGGACGGGGAGGGCTATGCCCGCTTCATCTTCGCCCTCCTCCGACCCCAAGGGCTCCTCCTGGTCATGGACCGGACCGAGTGGGAGCTGGGGAAGAGCAAGGTCAACCTCCTGATGCTGGCCTTCCTGTGCCAAGGCCTGGCCGTCCCCCTGTTCTGGAGCTTCCTTCCCCACGACGGCAACTCCTCCACCCCCGAACGCATCGCCCTGATGGAGAGGGCCTTGGCTTTCCTGAGGGCCCACTTCCCCCACCTCCGGGTGGAGGGGTTCCTGGCGGATCGGGAGTTCATAGGGGAGGCGTGGTTCCGGTACCTGGAGGAGAAGGGCATCCCCCGGTGCATCCGAATCAAGGCCAACACCCGGATGTGGCGGTTGGGCTCGGGCCCTCGGGCCTGGGAGCTCTTTGCCTCCCTGAAGGTGGGAGAGAGCCGGGTGCCCAGGCGGCGGTACTGGGTCTACGGGCGGCGCATGTGGGTGGTGGGGTTGCGCCTTGGGGTCCGGGAGTGGCTGATTGTGGCTACGGACCTGGACCCTCACCGGGTGCTGGAGGTGTACGGGCTCAGGTGGGGGATAGAGCGGCTCTTTGGGGCCCTGAAGGGGCGGGGATTTGACCTGGAGGCCACGCACGTGACGCGGGGGGAGAGGCTTTCGCGGCTTTTGGTCCCCTTGAGCCTGGCCTTCGTGTGGGCGTTTCGGACGGGGCTTGTGCTGCACCGGGTGCGTCCGGTGAGGCCCAAGAAGCACGGGAGGCTGGGACAGAGCCTCTTCCGGGCGGGGCTGGACCTGCTCACCCTTTGGGCGCTTGCCCTCTGGGGTGCAGGGGGAGGAAGGCGCGGAAGTCCCTTGGGGTTATGCCCTATGGAGGTCTTGACGTGTACATAG
- the cdaA gene encoding diadenylate cyclase CdaA yields the protein MPFTWRDLLDILLVAVLFYSLHRLLSGTRALNLVRGVLVYLAVWFLASLLGLSTLAWLLGNAATLGAFALIVVFQPELRGLLERIGRAQGPRAPSLALEELLLGLSRLSERRYGAILALERRTPLGEYAATGEILEARLSARLLQTVFYPGTPLHDGGAILRGDRLFAAGCVFPLSEARMGLGTRHRAALGLSEVSDALVIVVSEETGAIRVAEGGRLSPPLGLEALREKLKEVLRA from the coding sequence ATGCCCTTCACGTGGCGCGACCTCCTGGACATCCTCCTGGTGGCGGTCCTCTTTTACTCCCTCCACCGCCTCCTTTCCGGCACCCGGGCCCTGAACCTGGTGCGGGGGGTTCTGGTCTACCTGGCGGTCTGGTTCCTGGCCAGCCTCCTGGGGCTTTCCACCCTCGCCTGGCTCCTGGGGAACGCCGCCACCCTGGGGGCCTTCGCCCTCATCGTGGTCTTCCAGCCGGAGCTCAGGGGGCTTTTGGAGCGCATCGGCCGGGCCCAGGGGCCCAGGGCCCCTTCCCTGGCCCTGGAGGAGTTGCTTTTGGGCCTTTCCCGGCTTTCCGAACGGCGCTATGGGGCCATCCTGGCCCTGGAGAGGCGCACCCCCCTGGGGGAGTATGCGGCCACGGGGGAGATCCTCGAGGCCCGGCTCTCCGCCCGGTTGTTGCAGACGGTGTTTTACCCCGGGACCCCCCTGCACGACGGCGGGGCCATCCTGCGGGGGGATCGGCTCTTCGCCGCGGGGTGCGTCTTTCCCCTTTCCGAGGCCCGGATGGGCCTGGGCACCCGGCACCGGGCGGCCTTGGGGCTTTCCGAGGTCTCCGATGCCCTGGTGATCGTGGTGAGCGAGGAGACGGGGGCCATCCGGGTGGCGGAGGGGGGGAGGCTTTCGCCCCCCTTGGGCCTCGAGGCCCTGAGGGAAAAGCTCAAGGAGGTGCTCCGTGCGTGA
- a CDS encoding enoyl-ACP reductase FabI, which produces MLTLDLSGKKALVMGVTNQRSLGYAIAEKLHGAGASLAFSYQGERLKEDVERLAAPLGALTFQADVTKDEELDRLFAGVKEAWGELDYLVHAIAFAPREAMEGRYLDTKRGDWLLALEVSAYSLVAAAQRAEPLLREGGSIVTLTYYASEKVVPRYNVMAIAKAALEASVRYLAYELGPKGVRVNAISAGPVRTVAARSIPGFTKMYDRVAQVAPLGRNITQEEVGNLGLFLLSPLSSGITGEVVYVDAGYHIMGMELE; this is translated from the coding sequence ATGCTCACCCTGGACCTTTCCGGCAAAAAAGCCCTCGTCATGGGGGTTACCAACCAGCGGAGCCTGGGCTACGCCATCGCGGAAAAGCTCCACGGGGCGGGGGCCAGCCTGGCCTTCAGCTACCAGGGGGAAAGGCTCAAGGAAGACGTGGAGCGGCTGGCCGCCCCCCTAGGGGCCCTCACCTTCCAGGCGGACGTCACGAAGGACGAGGAGCTGGACCGGCTTTTCGCCGGGGTGAAGGAGGCCTGGGGGGAGCTGGACTACCTGGTCCACGCCATCGCCTTCGCCCCAAGGGAGGCCATGGAGGGGCGCTACCTGGACACGAAGCGGGGGGACTGGCTTCTTGCCCTCGAGGTCTCCGCCTACTCCCTGGTGGCCGCCGCCCAGCGGGCGGAACCCCTCCTCCGGGAGGGTGGAAGCATTGTGACCCTCACCTACTACGCCAGCGAGAAGGTGGTGCCCAGGTACAACGTGATGGCCATCGCCAAGGCGGCCCTGGAAGCAAGCGTCCGCTACCTGGCCTATGAGCTTGGCCCCAAGGGGGTGCGGGTGAACGCCATCTCCGCGGGGCCCGTGCGCACCGTGGCCGCCAGGAGCATCCCCGGCTTCACCAAGATGTACGACCGGGTGGCCCAGGTGGCCCCCCTCGGGCGGAACATCACCCAGGAGGAGGTGGGCAACCTGGGCCTCTTCCTCCTCTCCCCCCTCTCAAGCGGCATCACGGGAGAGGTGGTCTACGTGGACGCGGGGTACCACATCATGGGGATGGAGCTGGAATAA
- a CDS encoding AbrB/MazE/SpoVT family DNA-binding domain-containing protein: MRPVLEKAHYVLQVGSKGRVVLPAEVRAALGLQEGDRLVVRLREDGVLELLSFREVARRVRGLYKDLVPPGVSLVEELIQERREEARKEGQ, from the coding sequence ATGAGGCCAGTGCTGGAAAAAGCCCACTATGTGTTACAGGTGGGCTCTAAGGGAAGGGTGGTCCTGCCCGCGGAGGTGAGGGCGGCCCTGGGCCTCCAAGAGGGGGACCGCCTGGTGGTTCGCCTGCGGGAGGATGGGGTTCTGGAGCTCCTGAGTTTTCGCGAGGTGGCCCGGAGGGTCCGGGGCCTTTACAAGGACCTGGTTCCCCCGGGGGTAAGCTTGGTGGAGGAACTCATCCAGGAAAGGCGGGAGGAGGCCAGGAAGGAGGGGCAATGA